The proteins below are encoded in one region of Acidithiobacillus ferrooxidans ATCC 23270:
- a CDS encoding tetratricopeptide repeat protein, whose product MRSRLGGIVAGIALCLTAGGAAADSPSDGMTGEQLYYLLVAEFATVQRQPQLAIPAWQKAAKLAPEPNVLRRATQAIARFGDFQDALQLARRWRQAAPGSAEADQFEAALLLTTGQDEQALQLLQATLARFPDDPKVTLQFAELLVTHGRSGEARRLLSALADKDPKSAAAYYALGRIDLLEKRPEHAISWLEKALGIRPDWQEAAISLAEALQAVQGPAAALRSIQSFTASHPEATLARQYLAALYLQMGGLTQAYRLYQDMARQNPDDPDILLSLGLMDIDRKDWKRAESVLLRARNLAPQSPVPVYYLGRLYEAQDRWAEALQWYQRIHSGPLYPAVELRSARVEYLLGHHDKAIDKLRALAAAHPQDAQIPLLEAGLLQDSGHLPQALQVINDALQRMPEQPSLWYAQGAIYEQLKDYPAMEKAMRTVIHLAPNHAQAYNFIGYSLVERHSDLAEAQKLLTKALSLSPDNPEILDSVGWLYHARGDNDRALGYLQRAHAALPDEADISAHLGEVLWSLGRHAEARQVWQHALQKHPDDAALQRALNRQP is encoded by the coding sequence ATGAGGAGCAGGCTTGGGGGCATCGTGGCGGGTATTGCACTGTGCCTTACCGCCGGAGGTGCGGCCGCCGATTCCCCATCAGACGGCATGACCGGGGAGCAGCTCTACTATCTGCTGGTGGCTGAGTTCGCCACTGTACAGCGGCAACCGCAACTGGCCATTCCCGCTTGGCAGAAAGCCGCCAAACTGGCACCAGAACCCAATGTTCTCAGGCGGGCAACGCAGGCTATCGCCCGGTTTGGCGATTTTCAGGATGCGCTGCAACTCGCCAGACGCTGGCGGCAGGCCGCCCCGGGAAGCGCCGAAGCGGATCAGTTCGAAGCCGCGTTGCTTCTGACCACAGGCCAGGACGAGCAGGCCTTGCAATTGCTGCAGGCCACACTGGCCCGCTTCCCGGACGACCCGAAGGTCACCCTGCAGTTCGCCGAGTTATTGGTGACCCACGGGCGCAGCGGTGAGGCGCGGCGATTACTAAGCGCATTGGCCGACAAGGACCCGAAATCCGCAGCCGCCTATTATGCGCTCGGGCGCATCGATCTTCTTGAAAAACGACCGGAACACGCTATCTCCTGGCTGGAGAAGGCGCTCGGCATCCGTCCTGACTGGCAGGAAGCCGCCATCAGCCTCGCCGAAGCCCTGCAGGCCGTTCAAGGCCCGGCAGCCGCCTTGCGCAGCATTCAAAGCTTCACCGCCAGCCATCCCGAGGCTACTCTCGCTCGCCAATATCTGGCAGCGCTCTATCTTCAGATGGGCGGCCTGACCCAGGCCTATCGCCTCTATCAGGACATGGCGCGGCAGAACCCCGATGACCCCGACATCCTCCTTTCTCTCGGACTCATGGACATCGACCGGAAGGACTGGAAGAGAGCGGAAAGCGTTTTGCTGCGTGCCCGGAATCTGGCGCCCCAGTCCCCCGTCCCGGTCTACTATCTGGGCCGCCTCTACGAGGCACAGGACCGATGGGCAGAGGCGCTGCAGTGGTACCAACGCATCCATTCGGGCCCCCTCTACCCTGCAGTCGAACTACGCAGCGCCCGGGTGGAATACCTGCTGGGTCATCACGACAAGGCTATCGACAAACTGCGGGCACTGGCGGCCGCGCATCCGCAGGATGCGCAGATTCCGCTGCTGGAAGCGGGCCTGCTGCAGGACAGCGGTCACCTTCCACAGGCCCTGCAGGTAATCAACGACGCCTTGCAACGCATGCCGGAGCAGCCCAGCCTCTGGTACGCCCAGGGCGCCATCTATGAGCAACTGAAAGATTATCCGGCCATGGAAAAGGCCATGCGTACGGTTATCCACCTCGCGCCGAACCATGCACAAGCCTACAATTTCATTGGCTACAGCCTGGTGGAGCGGCACAGCGATCTGGCCGAAGCACAAAAATTGCTCACCAAGGCCCTGAGTCTGAGCCCTGACAATCCCGAGATCCTCGACAGCGTCGGCTGGCTTTATCATGCGCGGGGTGACAATGACCGAGCCCTGGGATATCTGCAGAGGGCCCATGCGGCATTGCCGGATGAGGCCGATATCAGCGCACACCTCGGAGAAGTCCTCTGGTCGCTGGGACGCCATGCGGAGGCACGGCAGGTCTGGCAGCACGCGCTGCAAAAACACCCAGATGATGCCGCCCTCCAAAGGGCTCTCAACCGCCAGCCATGA
- the mutM gene encoding bifunctional DNA-formamidopyrimidine glycosylase/DNA-(apurinic or apyrimidinic site) lyase, whose translation MPELPEVEVTRLGIAPHLRGRRLEGAVVRDSRLRLPVNDDLAARVSGQRLLNLRRRGKYLLLDLERGTILIHLGMSGHLRVLPQSAPVQKHDHVDLLFADDLCLRFHDPRRFGAVLWLDDADHHPLLQHLGPEPLGDVFGAEYLYQRGRNRQIPVKSFLMDAHIVVGVGNIYANESLFAAGIDPRRPAGRIALPRYMKLVQAVRTVLEAAIAQGGTTLRDFTRPDGGNGYFRLSLAVYGREGEPCTHCGAPLQGVRIGGRATIYCSQCQR comes from the coding sequence ATGCCCGAGTTGCCCGAGGTCGAAGTCACCCGTCTGGGTATCGCTCCCCATCTGCGGGGACGGCGCCTGGAGGGGGCCGTGGTGCGGGACAGCCGCCTGCGACTGCCCGTGAATGACGACCTTGCGGCGCGGGTGAGCGGGCAGCGTCTGCTGAACCTGCGGCGGCGGGGCAAGTACTTGCTGCTCGATCTGGAACGGGGAACGATCCTGATCCATCTGGGAATGAGCGGGCACCTGCGCGTCCTCCCCCAAAGCGCCCCCGTGCAGAAGCACGATCATGTCGATCTGCTGTTTGCGGACGATCTCTGTCTGCGCTTTCATGACCCGCGCCGGTTTGGAGCCGTACTCTGGCTTGACGATGCCGACCACCATCCCCTTCTGCAGCATCTCGGGCCGGAACCCCTGGGCGATGTCTTCGGCGCGGAGTACCTTTACCAGCGGGGCCGAAATCGGCAGATACCGGTCAAATCCTTCCTCATGGATGCCCATATCGTTGTGGGCGTCGGTAATATTTACGCCAATGAATCGCTGTTTGCGGCGGGTATCGATCCACGCCGTCCTGCGGGACGGATCGCCCTGCCGCGTTACATGAAACTGGTGCAGGCGGTGCGCACCGTCCTGGAGGCCGCCATTGCCCAGGGTGGAACGACCTTGCGTGATTTTACCCGACCGGATGGCGGGAATGGATATTTTCGACTATCTCTGGCGGTGTATGGACGAGAGGGGGAGCCTTGTACACATTGTGGTGCGCCGTTACAGGGCGTCCGCATCGGGGGCCGGGCGACGATCTATTGTTCCCAATGTCAGCGCTGA
- a CDS encoding ribose-phosphate pyrophosphokinase has product MAHGNLMVFSGNANPVLAAQVARFLQIPIGRAEVSAFSDGEVFVEILENVRGRDVFVLQPTCTPTNDHLMELLTMIDALKRASANRITAAMPYFGYARQDRKSRSRTAITAKLVADLITSAGANRVLTMDLHADQIQGFFDVPVDNIYASPILLGDIWRQSYPELIVVSPDVGGVVRARAIAKRLEVDLAIIDKRRPRPNESVVMNIIGDVDGRTCVLVDDMVDTANTLCEAAHALKARGAVKVCAYCTHPVLSGPAMERIERSDLDELVVTDTIPLRPDARASSKIRVLSVAELLAETIRRIAEEDSVSSLFMD; this is encoded by the coding sequence ATGGCCCACGGCAATCTCATGGTCTTCAGCGGGAACGCCAATCCCGTACTGGCCGCCCAGGTAGCGCGCTTCCTGCAAATTCCTATCGGCCGTGCCGAAGTCAGCGCCTTCAGCGACGGCGAAGTCTTTGTTGAGATACTGGAAAACGTGCGCGGACGGGATGTTTTCGTGCTCCAGCCTACCTGCACGCCGACCAATGATCACCTCATGGAACTGCTGACCATGATCGACGCACTGAAACGCGCTTCGGCCAATCGCATCACCGCCGCCATGCCGTATTTCGGCTATGCGCGTCAGGATCGCAAGTCACGCTCACGTACAGCCATCACCGCCAAACTGGTCGCCGATCTCATTACCAGTGCGGGTGCCAACCGGGTCCTCACCATGGATCTACATGCTGACCAGATTCAGGGCTTCTTCGATGTGCCGGTTGACAACATTTACGCCTCACCCATTCTCCTCGGCGACATCTGGCGCCAGAGCTATCCGGAGCTGATTGTGGTTTCCCCGGATGTAGGCGGTGTCGTCCGCGCCCGCGCCATTGCCAAGCGCCTCGAAGTGGATCTCGCCATTATCGACAAACGCCGACCGCGTCCCAACGAATCGGTCGTCATGAATATCATCGGAGATGTGGACGGCCGCACCTGTGTTCTCGTGGACGACATGGTCGATACCGCCAACACCCTCTGCGAAGCGGCCCATGCCCTCAAGGCGCGGGGCGCCGTCAAGGTCTGCGCTTACTGTACTCACCCGGTACTGTCCGGCCCCGCCATGGAGCGCATCGAGCGATCCGATCTGGACGAACTGGTCGTCACCGATACCATACCGCTCAGGCCGGATGCGCGGGCCAGCAGCAAGATCCGCGTACTGTCCGTTGCCGAGTTGCTGGCCGAAACCATCCGCCGGATTGCGGAAGAGGACTCGGTCAGTTCGCTGTTCATGGATTGA
- a CDS encoding dynamin family protein, translating into MSEPGLLELSPILEGLRALNGWRQDVIAGLHGMAAMMADLGLLPSGAMLQMETLAYETEQDSLRIAFVGEFSRGKTELINALFFSDMGTRLLPSGSGQTTMCPVEIRGAPQGRPGLQLLPIASRSLDVSIEKLKRAGSAWTRLPLPLEEKSELNQTLLHLTETVCVTVEDARRIGLCPPLNRTPKDRERTVCPSCGLGKVLIPRWRHALLYLAHPMLDAGLTVLDTPGLNAIGAEPELTFGMLADADAIIFVLGADTGVTQSDLTIWEQYLIRNAHQKQIVLLNKIDTLWDELRDWSGVVAEIEQQVDRTAERLHVLRKQVIPVSGQKGLVARIRRDRKLLERSGMAALERSIAEVLLPARQAAIQAKCRALVERVVMDQKSLLREQMNRITVQMEGMRSLKDRTVEKVPELVEQHRRLLRSFEADRQAFEGKKAVFRQAVEELLLAPLAPASFDFVISNAKAEMLSAWTTAGIVERFKRFFAEAIAHFDTALQGAQQVSELVAGEYQALQKHYRLPALRAVPYAIMPRRAELIDMAENYERFGMMLEIAVNTQSAVVRKAFLTVAGRTRDFVVETRREAEVWVDEIMAVMNQQLQVYHDNAEEELTALQSIVQTMGNIDTRIQQLRQNLQTAEEQVARLDRHAAPLLRLLREPFSTAR; encoded by the coding sequence ATGAGTGAACCGGGTTTGTTGGAATTATCTCCCATTCTGGAGGGGCTGCGCGCGTTGAACGGCTGGCGGCAGGACGTCATTGCCGGTCTGCATGGGATGGCCGCGATGATGGCTGATCTGGGCCTGTTACCCAGCGGGGCCATGCTGCAGATGGAAACACTGGCTTATGAAACGGAGCAGGACAGCTTGCGTATTGCCTTTGTCGGTGAGTTTTCCCGCGGCAAGACCGAGCTGATCAACGCGCTCTTTTTCTCGGATATGGGGACGCGGCTGCTGCCCTCCGGTTCCGGCCAGACCACCATGTGTCCGGTGGAGATCCGTGGTGCGCCGCAGGGGCGACCGGGGTTGCAACTGCTGCCCATTGCCAGCCGTAGTCTGGATGTCAGCATCGAAAAACTCAAGAGGGCGGGGAGCGCGTGGACCCGCCTGCCGCTGCCGCTGGAAGAGAAAAGCGAACTCAACCAGACGCTGTTGCATCTTACGGAAACGGTTTGTGTGACGGTAGAGGATGCCCGCCGCATCGGACTGTGCCCGCCGCTCAACCGTACGCCCAAGGACCGCGAACGCACCGTTTGTCCATCCTGTGGGCTCGGTAAGGTACTGATTCCGCGCTGGCGTCATGCCCTGCTGTATCTGGCGCATCCCATGCTGGATGCCGGCCTCACGGTGCTGGATACCCCCGGCCTCAACGCCATCGGGGCAGAGCCTGAACTGACTTTTGGCATGCTCGCCGACGCTGACGCCATCATTTTTGTGCTGGGCGCGGACACCGGCGTCACCCAGAGCGACCTGACCATCTGGGAACAGTATCTGATACGCAATGCGCACCAGAAGCAAATCGTGCTGCTCAACAAGATCGATACCCTCTGGGACGAATTGCGTGACTGGTCCGGGGTGGTGGCGGAAATTGAACAGCAGGTGGACAGAACGGCGGAACGACTGCATGTGCTCCGTAAGCAGGTGATCCCGGTTTCCGGCCAGAAGGGGCTCGTTGCCCGGATCCGCCGGGACCGGAAGCTGCTGGAACGCAGTGGGATGGCTGCCCTGGAGCGTTCCATCGCCGAAGTGCTGCTGCCCGCGCGGCAGGCGGCCATTCAGGCCAAATGCCGGGCGCTCGTAGAGCGTGTCGTCATGGACCAGAAGAGTCTGCTGCGTGAGCAAATGAACAGAATCACGGTGCAGATGGAGGGTATGCGCAGCCTCAAGGACCGGACTGTAGAGAAGGTGCCTGAACTGGTGGAGCAACACCGTCGGTTGCTACGGAGTTTTGAGGCTGACCGGCAGGCCTTCGAGGGGAAAAAGGCGGTTTTCCGGCAGGCGGTTGAAGAGCTTCTGTTGGCCCCCCTGGCGCCCGCCTCCTTTGATTTCGTGATCAGCAACGCCAAAGCGGAGATGCTTTCCGCCTGGACGACGGCCGGTATCGTCGAACGTTTCAAACGTTTCTTCGCGGAGGCCATAGCCCACTTCGATACTGCGCTGCAGGGTGCGCAGCAGGTATCGGAACTGGTGGCTGGGGAGTATCAGGCGCTGCAGAAGCACTATCGTCTCCCGGCACTGAGGGCAGTGCCCTATGCCATCATGCCGCGGCGGGCGGAGCTCATCGACATGGCGGAAAATTATGAGCGATTCGGGATGATGCTGGAGATCGCCGTGAATACCCAGAGTGCGGTGGTGCGCAAGGCCTTCCTCACCGTAGCCGGGCGGACCCGGGATTTTGTCGTGGAAACCAGGCGAGAGGCAGAGGTTTGGGTGGATGAGATCATGGCGGTCATGAACCAGCAGTTACAGGTTTATCACGATAACGCCGAAGAAGAGCTCACGGCGTTGCAAAGTATTGTCCAGACGATGGGCAATATTGACACCCGCATTCAGCAGTTACGGCAGAACCTGCAAACCGCGGAGGAACAGGTGGCCCGTCTTGACCGTCACGCGGCGCCGTTGCTCCGCTTGTTGCGGGAGCCGTTCAGCACTGCCCGGTAA
- the ispE gene encoding 4-(cytidine 5'-diphospho)-2-C-methyl-D-erythritol kinase gives MSESYPAPAKLNLMLRVIDQRSDGYHELQTVFQFIDLADRLWFSSRPAGQFSRSGGPKGVAEADDLSIRAAQCLAEVGAVREGVHIRMEKILPMGGGIGGGSSDAATTLIVLNRLWRTGLSRAELMEIGTSLGADVPVFLFGRSAWAEGVGERLQALDALQESHYVLLHPQISVSTREIFTAPELTRHHAPITISAFLGGATENTLESVVCARYPEVHRSILWLRDHGVRDVRLTGSGACVFGVVADAVAAQQVAALAPPPWRAWAVRGRNQHPLYDPAEQ, from the coding sequence ATGAGCGAAAGTTATCCCGCCCCCGCCAAACTGAACCTGATGCTGCGCGTTATCGACCAGCGCAGCGACGGCTATCACGAACTGCAAACGGTGTTTCAGTTTATCGACCTGGCCGACCGGCTATGGTTCAGCTCGCGCCCTGCCGGACAATTTTCCCGCAGCGGTGGACCAAAAGGCGTGGCAGAAGCCGATGACCTCAGCATCCGCGCCGCGCAATGCTTGGCCGAGGTCGGTGCCGTCCGCGAGGGGGTCCACATTCGTATGGAAAAAATCCTGCCCATGGGGGGCGGCATTGGGGGTGGTTCCTCGGATGCCGCCACCACCCTCATCGTGCTCAACCGGCTGTGGCGCACCGGTCTGAGTCGCGCGGAACTCATGGAGATCGGCACCAGCCTTGGCGCCGACGTTCCGGTGTTCCTATTCGGGCGCAGCGCCTGGGCGGAGGGAGTGGGCGAGCGCCTGCAGGCGCTCGACGCCCTCCAGGAAAGCCACTATGTGCTGCTGCATCCGCAGATATCGGTAAGTACCCGGGAGATATTCACCGCCCCTGAATTGACACGGCACCATGCGCCCATCACAATAAGCGCGTTTCTCGGCGGGGCGACGGAAAACACTCTGGAATCCGTGGTGTGTGCCCGCTATCCCGAAGTCCATCGCAGCATACTCTGGTTAAGAGACCATGGCGTGCGCGATGTTCGGCTGACGGGTAGCGGGGCCTGCGTTTTCGGAGTGGTGGCAGATGCCGTTGCCGCACAGCAGGTGGCCGCGCTGGCGCCCCCGCCCTGGCGGGCATGGGCGGTACGCGGACGTAACCAGCACCCACTTTACGATCCCGCCGAGCAATGA
- the hemA gene encoding glutamyl-tRNA reductase: MQSCPASATIQPPNRRSAGTVTTIFCFGLSHHTAPIAVREKVAFSPERLAAAYHDLAEQGLAAESLIISTCNRTEIYVHGGAGYHRQALQDWLCHFHGVDPRLLDGHIYHSSDAEAVRHLFRVACGLDSMIIGEPQILGQVKDAYQAAADNGAAGPVLNRLLHWAFRVAKRVRSETAIGSAPVSVAYAAVCLAKQLLGSLEGKSVLLIGAGDTIELVATHLREHGVERFAVANRSAERGQQLAEKFTGDAHALEAIPHLLQDADVVVSCTASLLPIVTRETISAVMARRARGDLMLVDLAVPRDIAPEVEGVAQCFLYTLDDLNDIAQAGMRARREAASAAELIIAEEVGEFQQWRESLDVVPAIRRLRDHVEGRRQEELRRFSHYLDQGQDPRAVLEAFSKALMNKVLHDPIATLRQPCQDATNESLVAALDILFRLSDAEG, translated from the coding sequence TTGCAATCCTGTCCGGCATCGGCGACAATCCAGCCCCCTAATCGTCGCTCCGCAGGGACGGTCACCACCATTTTCTGCTTCGGACTGAGTCACCATACTGCCCCCATCGCGGTCCGGGAAAAAGTCGCTTTTTCTCCGGAGAGGCTTGCTGCAGCCTATCATGACCTGGCGGAGCAGGGCTTGGCTGCCGAGTCGCTGATCATATCCACCTGCAACCGCACGGAAATCTATGTTCACGGCGGCGCTGGCTACCATCGTCAGGCCTTGCAGGACTGGCTCTGCCATTTTCACGGCGTGGACCCGCGATTGCTGGATGGGCATATTTACCATTCGAGCGATGCGGAAGCCGTACGCCACCTGTTTCGCGTGGCCTGCGGGCTGGATTCCATGATCATCGGAGAGCCGCAGATTCTCGGTCAGGTCAAGGATGCCTACCAGGCGGCGGCGGATAACGGTGCCGCCGGGCCGGTATTGAATCGCCTGCTGCACTGGGCCTTCCGCGTGGCAAAGCGGGTGCGCTCGGAGACCGCCATTGGTTCGGCCCCGGTCAGTGTCGCCTATGCTGCCGTATGTTTGGCCAAGCAGTTGCTGGGCAGTCTCGAAGGCAAATCGGTGCTGTTGATCGGTGCCGGGGATACCATCGAGCTGGTGGCGACCCATCTGCGGGAGCATGGGGTGGAGAGATTCGCCGTAGCCAACCGCAGTGCGGAACGCGGTCAGCAACTCGCCGAAAAATTTACGGGCGACGCCCATGCGCTGGAGGCCATCCCCCATCTGTTGCAGGATGCCGATGTGGTGGTCAGTTGCACCGCGAGCCTGCTGCCCATAGTGACGCGGGAAACGATCTCCGCAGTCATGGCACGGCGGGCGCGGGGTGACCTGATGCTGGTGGATCTTGCCGTACCCCGGGATATCGCCCCGGAGGTGGAAGGTGTTGCGCAGTGTTTTCTCTATACGCTGGACGATCTGAACGATATCGCCCAGGCGGGCATGCGCGCCCGCCGCGAGGCGGCGTCGGCGGCGGAGCTGATCATTGCCGAGGAGGTCGGCGAGTTCCAGCAATGGCGGGAGAGTCTGGACGTGGTGCCCGCCATCCGTCGCCTGCGTGATCATGTGGAGGGACGACGCCAGGAGGAGCTACGGCGTTTTAGCCATTATCTGGATCAGGGGCAGGACCCTCGTGCGGTTCTGGAAGCCTTCTCCAAGGCCTTGATGAATAAAGTTCTTCACGACCCCATCGCGACCCTTCGCCAGCCTTGTCAGGACGCGACCAACGAAAGTCTGGTCGCGGCACTGGATATTCTCTTTCGTCTCAGTGACGCCGAAGGATGA
- the prmC gene encoding peptide chain release factor N(5)-glutamine methyltransferase, with protein sequence MTSDSGVAHPLSRSLRDWQHHLRERLRVVSDQPEQEARWLLAAALGLDATALLRNALLPIPGDQGEQIVALLDQRLAGVPLAYCLGEWSFYGLDLRVSPEVLIPRPDTETLVTLALEGLAEEGAVRVLDLGAGSGAIALAIALARPQAEVWGVEHSPAALRVARANGALLASRVHWLEGDWYAPLDGALRFDRIVANPPYLADDDPHLPDLHHEPRDALVAGPRGLECLERIIAGAYERLSTSGMLLLEHGPDQGAAVRRLLGNAGLCAVRTRCDLAGRERVSSGTRI encoded by the coding sequence ATGACCTCTGATTCAGGCGTAGCACACCCTCTGTCACGCAGCCTGCGCGACTGGCAGCATCATCTGCGCGAACGACTGCGGGTAGTCAGCGATCAGCCGGAGCAGGAAGCGCGCTGGTTGCTGGCCGCTGCCCTGGGGCTGGATGCGACAGCCCTGCTCCGCAATGCCTTGCTGCCCATTCCTGGGGACCAGGGAGAACAGATTGTCGCACTGCTCGACCAGCGCCTCGCAGGAGTCCCTCTGGCCTATTGTCTGGGCGAGTGGTCTTTTTACGGGCTGGACCTGCGCGTAAGCCCGGAGGTGCTGATCCCCCGTCCGGATACCGAGACGTTGGTGACCCTGGCTCTGGAGGGACTGGCGGAGGAGGGCGCGGTGCGCGTGCTCGATCTCGGCGCCGGTTCCGGGGCCATTGCCCTGGCCATCGCCCTGGCGCGGCCGCAGGCGGAAGTCTGGGGCGTGGAGCACAGCCCGGCGGCGTTGCGGGTGGCGCGCGCCAACGGTGCGCTTCTGGCGTCGCGGGTACATTGGCTGGAAGGCGACTGGTATGCGCCACTGGATGGCGCCCTGCGTTTTGACCGGATAGTAGCCAATCCCCCTTATCTGGCTGATGACGACCCTCATCTTCCCGATTTGCATCATGAACCCCGGGATGCCCTGGTGGCAGGCCCCCGTGGCCTGGAGTGCCTGGAACGCATCATTGCCGGCGCATATGAACGTCTCTCGACCAGCGGCATGCTCCTGCTGGAGCATGGTCCGGATCAGGGAGCCGCGGTGCGCCGCCTGCTCGGCAACGCCGGTCTCTGCGCCGTGCGGACCCGCTGTGATCTGGCGGGGCGCGAACGTGTGAGCAGCGGAACGAGGATCTAG
- the prfA gene encoding peptide chain release factor 1: MSLSPRLQSQLEQLAFRFDELSQLLASPGAAGDTQRFQSLSKELGEIGPVLELLRRHQQRQRDRDEGGRMLLEEQDAELRALASEEVAAAEAELDQIEAALRIRLLPKDPNDDRSVFLEIRAGTGGEEAALFAGVLARMYTRYAESKGFGVVILSASDSERGGYKEVVLEISGRGAYSCLKFESGGHRVQRVPETETQGRIHTSACTVAVLPEVDTVSEITINPADLRIDTYRASGAGGQHINKTDSAIRITHVPSGMVVTCQEDRSQHKNRARAMALLQARLLEQEQEKQQSAAAQTRRLLVGSGDRSERIRTYNFPQGRITDHRINLTLYRLEAVLEGDLDAVIEPLIKEYQADLLQHMGDDL, encoded by the coding sequence ATGAGCCTCAGTCCGCGGTTGCAGAGCCAACTCGAGCAGTTGGCCTTTCGTTTTGACGAATTGAGTCAGTTGCTGGCGAGTCCTGGTGCGGCCGGCGATACCCAGCGTTTTCAGAGCCTCTCCAAAGAGTTGGGCGAGATTGGTCCGGTCCTGGAACTGCTCCGCCGTCATCAGCAGCGGCAGCGGGATCGGGACGAGGGCGGGCGTATGCTGCTGGAAGAACAGGATGCGGAACTGCGTGCGCTGGCCAGCGAAGAGGTTGCGGCGGCCGAGGCAGAACTCGACCAGATCGAAGCAGCCCTGCGGATACGCCTATTGCCCAAGGATCCCAATGATGATCGTAGTGTCTTTTTGGAAATTCGGGCAGGGACCGGTGGTGAGGAGGCCGCGCTCTTCGCGGGAGTGTTGGCCCGGATGTATACCCGTTATGCCGAGAGTAAGGGCTTTGGGGTAGTCATTCTTTCCGCCTCCGATTCGGAACGGGGCGGCTACAAGGAGGTCGTGCTGGAAATCAGTGGACGTGGCGCTTACTCCTGCCTGAAATTCGAATCGGGTGGACATCGGGTGCAGCGGGTGCCCGAGACCGAGACGCAGGGCCGTATCCATACTTCCGCCTGTACGGTGGCGGTGCTGCCCGAGGTGGATACGGTGAGCGAGATCACCATCAACCCCGCCGACCTGCGCATCGATACCTATCGTGCCAGTGGCGCGGGGGGGCAGCACATCAATAAAACCGACTCCGCCATCCGTATCACCCATGTCCCCTCCGGCATGGTGGTGACCTGCCAGGAAGACCGCTCCCAGCACAAGAACCGGGCGCGGGCCATGGCGCTGCTGCAGGCCCGTCTGCTGGAACAGGAGCAGGAGAAGCAGCAGAGTGCGGCGGCGCAGACCCGACGTCTGCTGGTGGGTTCCGGAGATCGCTCCGAACGCATCCGCACCTACAATTTCCCCCAGGGGCGGATCACCGATCATCGCATCAATCTCACGCTGTACCGGCTGGAAGCGGTGCTGGAGGGTGATCTCGATGCCGTTATCGAACCGCTGATCAAGGAATATCAAGCCGATCTCCTGCAGCATATGGGTGATGACCTCTGA
- the lolB gene encoding lipoprotein insertase outer membrane protein LolB: MPPTRLRSRSTARTLAALLLTGVLSACATTPPVSPSPRVILPTAERNQVVASLKQWQASGQAALSTPKSSEDFGFDWKQSPGRQEFSVYDPLGRTVARITVDPRGAHLQLANGDIRQADTLEALLALVLHVDLPANELPDWMLGLRRGTATEQQNAAGLPEVLRSGPWRIQYLQYAPVGGLTMPKLLQATGPEGITLRLAITQWRMGEPGTP; this comes from the coding sequence ATGCCACCCACCCGGCTTCGGTCCCGGAGCACCGCTCGCACACTGGCCGCACTCCTGCTTACCGGTGTGCTGTCCGCCTGTGCGACCACCCCTCCCGTTTCACCATCCCCCAGGGTCATCCTGCCGACCGCCGAGAGAAACCAGGTCGTCGCCAGCCTGAAACAGTGGCAGGCCAGCGGCCAGGCAGCACTCAGCACCCCCAAAAGCAGTGAAGACTTCGGATTCGACTGGAAGCAGTCTCCCGGGCGCCAGGAGTTCTCCGTTTACGACCCCCTCGGCCGCACGGTCGCCCGCATTACCGTTGATCCCCGAGGCGCGCACCTGCAACTGGCCAATGGAGATATCCGGCAGGCGGATACTCTGGAGGCGCTCCTTGCGCTGGTCCTCCATGTTGATCTGCCGGCGAATGAGTTGCCGGACTGGATGCTTGGCCTGCGCCGCGGTACGGCGACTGAGCAGCAGAATGCCGCAGGCCTGCCCGAAGTCCTGCGCAGCGGCCCCTGGCGGATCCAATATCTCCAATATGCGCCGGTAGGCGGCCTCACCATGCCCAAGCTGCTCCAGGCCACGGGGCCGGAGGGCATCACCCTACGCCTGGCCATCACCCAATGGCGTATGGGGGAACCTGGCACTCCATGA